The proteins below come from a single Miscanthus floridulus cultivar M001 chromosome 1, ASM1932011v1, whole genome shotgun sequence genomic window:
- the LOC136497870 gene encoding uncharacterized protein, giving the protein MATTPAEELARGLPTTPSEEPAPAPRLPTATPSEKPTPGLPPPKGPVDQPRRRRPCVLLSFAAARDRFLRGRFLSAGLRPFSVHLPSPAGTSTVVHLWAPPRPARRPVLLLHGFGASATWQWAPYLRSLLAAGLDPIVPDLLFFGASSSTVPDRSDTFQARTVKAAMDGMGVRQFAVVGVSYGGFVGYRMAAMYPEAVERVVLVSSGVCLEEGDLAAGLFPVADVGEAAELLVPRRPAEVRRLVKLTFVRPPPIMPSCFLKDYINVMGSDHLQEKTDLLHALINDRKLSDLPKINQSTLIIWGEKDQVFPMELAHRLERHLGENSRLVVVKNAGHAANLEKSKEVCKSIIDFFQEPASSASIGGKEVKLQ; this is encoded by the exons ATGGCCACCACCCCCGCCGAGGAGCTGGCGCGTGGGCTGCCTACCACCCCCTCCGAGGAGCCggcgcctgcgcctaggctgcctaCCGCCACCCCCTCCGAGAAGCCGACGCCTGGGCTGCCTCCTCCCAAAGGGCCGGTGGAccagccgcggcggcggcgcccgtgCGTGCTCCTCAGCTTCGCAGCCGCGCGCGACCGCTTCCTCCGGGGCCGGTTCCTCTCCGCGGGCCTCCGCCCCTTCTCCGTCCACCTCCCTTCGCCGGCCGGCACCAGCACCGTGGTCCACCTCTGGGCGCCCCCGCGCCCCGCGCGGCGGCCCGTGCTCCTCCTCCACGGCTTCGGCGCCTCGGCGACGTGGCAGTGGGCCCCGTACCTCCGCAGCCTCCTCGCGGCCGGCCTCGACCCCATCGTCCCGGACCTCCTCTTCTTCGGCGCCTCCTCGTCCACGGTCCCCGACCGGTCCGACACCTTCCAGGCCAGGACCGTGAAGGCCGCCATGGACGGCATGGGCGTGCGCCAGTTCGCCGTCGTCGGCGTCAGCTACGGCGGCTTCGTCGGCTACCGGATGGCGGCCATGTACCCGGAGGCCGTGGAACGGGTGGTCCTGGTGTCGTCGGGGGTGTGCCTGGAGGAGGGGGACCTCGCTGCGGGCCTGTTCCCCGTCGCCGACGTCGGGGAGGCGGCCGAGCTGCTCGTGCCCCGCCGGCCGGCGGAGGTGCGGCGGCTCGTGAAGCTGACCTTCGTCCGGCCTCCACCCATCATGCCCTCCTGCTTCCTCAAGGATTACATCAAT GTGATGGGCTCAGATCATCTTCAGGAGAAGACCGATCTTCTACATGCTCTCATCAACGATAGGAAACTATCAGATCTTCCAAAGATAAATCAG TCAACGTTGATCATTTGGGGAGAGAAGGATCAGGTTTTTCCTATGGAGCTGGCGCATAGGTTGGAGAG GCATCTTGGGGAGAATTCTAGATTAGTAGTCGTAAAAAACGCTGGGCATGCGGCCAATCTAGAGAAGTCCAAAGAGGTGTGCAAGAGCATCATTGACTTTTTTCAGGAACCGGCTTCAAGTGCTTCAATTGGGGGAAAG GAGGTCAAGCTACAATGA